DNA sequence from the Halobacterium sp. DL1 genome:
CACGCCCTTGAGCGCCCGGAAACCGTTCCCCGAAAACTGGTACAACAACCCCATCGGACGAAGCGGGATGAAACTCCAGTTCAAAGTCAGTGTCCAGAACGGTATGGCCGCCGCGCAGTTCGTCATCGACGACAACCCCGACGCATTCGAGGCATTGCAGGATGAGGCTGCAGCCATCGACGCACAGATTCAGGGCGATGTCGAGTGGCACTCGGTCGAGGACTCCCCCGACCGGAGCAATCGCTCACGCGTGACGGTCACCCGTGACATCGACCTAGAGGATGAGGAGAAGTGGCCCGAATACTACGATTGGCTCCTCCATCGAGGGACCGAACTCCACGACGTGTTCAGCGATAGAGTCCGAGATCTGGCGGTCTGAACACCCAGAATCCGGTTCAAATATTGAACCGGTTCACCACACGCTCGGTGGGGCGGTCGTCGGCCACGCGCCAGAGCCCCTGCGGCCAGAACGACTCCTCGTAGTCCAATATCTCGTTGATTGTCTCTGGCTTGGCAGCTATCGAATCGTCGTACTCCTTGACTGCATAGACATCCAGCGCGGGGCCTCCGCCCCAGAATTCGTCGCGGATGTATTCCGTGTGCGCCATCGGGCCGACACGCCCGGCCGCAGTGTATCGACTCTCGGAATTGCGGTAGACCAGCAGCGGATCGCCTCGCTCCATCCGTTCGAGGTTCCGGCGGTTTCGCTCCCACGAGCCCTGCTCCGGATCGGTCCGGACGCCCCAGATGCGTGCAGTCTCCGGGAATGAGTCTGGTCGCCCCTCCCACTCTGACAGAGTGATTGGCTCGGCCATCGTACGCTGGAAGGACCGCTCGTCGACCGGCACCAGCCAGAGGTTCATACGGGGGAGAGACACCACCGCGGCATAAGTGATTCTCCCCTGATGGTTCCGGGCAGACCGCTACAGTCGGTCGAGGCGACCCCCGATATTCTCATTCGCTGCATTTCCGAAGAGCCGTCCGCCGCCGAGTATAGCGCCAACTCGCTCACCCCTCACGAGAGCTGCCAGTCGTCTGTTCCTTTCGGAGAGTCGTGAGACTCTTGCGACCGAACGCTAAGTGCGTCCAATACCCGAATGCGTCGTCAAAATGCGGATTATCCGTGGTTCGAATGTTTTGAAGGATCGCTCTGGTCAAGCCAGTGAACGAGTACTCTTCATCGTTGTGGCACCAGCGAACATTGTTCCGTTGGCCAGTCTTCCCAGTCACGACAGCTTGCCAGAAGCCATCTTCAGGATTCCACTGTTCTTCAAGTCCGTCGGGCATCCAGTCTTTGTCGAGCAAATCCTCATTGAACAGTAGCTCGTCCCCCTCTCGGAGGACTCCACGGTCAATTAGAACACTAAACGTGGACCGTCGCCGATTGCTTTGCTGCCTTTCGTCCTTCTCTCGCCGCTTGGTCATGTACTCCTCCGCCTCAGGGACGGGGATGACACGCTGCCCTTGAATCAGGTACTCGCCATCGTGCTCGTAGGCGCTGAGGCGGATACACGAGATATCGATTCCGTACTCCTGCTGTAGCCAGAGCACTGGAGAAGTGATTTCCGTGCCGAAGTCTCCGGCGGCAAGCATCACACGAGGACGGTCGTCAAGTTCGAAGTCTGCGAACCCCCCCTCATCGATTGTTGCCGCCTCATCAGTCTCGAGGAATTCCGCGAACCGTTCGCCTACTTCCTCCGGTGACAGGTCGTCCTCGTTCCGCCGGTCGTGGAATTTTCGATACAGTTCCTGGATGTCCTCGGCAGTCAGTGTCGAACAGAAACCCGCGTATTTCAGCCCCTGAAGGTCAGTAGTTTTGTCGGCGCGATCGCGTTTCAGTTCAATGACCACCAGTTTCCCCACGCGGTCGAGTGCAAGTACGTCGAGCCGGTCGAGAGTATCTTCGAAGCCCGCGTACTCAGAGGTGATCACTAGGAGCTCTTCTCCTAGAATCTGGGGTTGCTCAATCACCCACTCTTGGAGATCGTCCCGTTCTAGTAACCCGAGTTCGGTGAGCTGGCGGGTCGGGATAGAGTCTACCGCCCCATCGCCATCGATGCTGAACAGCATGTCTCTACTGGACACAGGCCATCCTGTTACCTGTTACCGTGGACGCTGTCCAGCGCATCAGTCGAGGGGCGAACGTGGTCGACGACCAACCGTTCTGAAGCTCGGTTCCCTCTCGGTTGAGCAAGTTGCCGGAATCGTAACCAACGCACTGCGTTAGTGTTTACTTTTTGTCACGTATGGCAAGCGTCAGCGACATCCACAATTTCGGCGACCAGTTTACCCAGCAGCTCGAGAAGCTCGACGAGGCCGATATCGGCGACCGCGACCGGAAGGCCATCAAGCAGTTCATCCGCTACCAGGACGCCCAGCGCGGCCTCGCCGCCAGCACCAACGTCAACAACTGCTCGGACCTCCGTCTCAGCGCCACGCGCGCCGACACGCCCCTGATGGACATGACACGCGAGGACGTCGACGCGCTCCTCTTCGAGTACAAGCACGACCACGAGATGGCGCCGGGCACGCTCCGGAACTACCGCAAGGCGCTGCGGAAGTTCTTCCGCTACCACGACCGGGAGTGGGCCGAGGACATCGAGATCGGCGCCATCCCCGACCGCGAGGTCGACGCCGAGAAGACGCTCACCGAGGACGAAATCAGCGCGCTCCGTGAGGCGGTCGACCACCCGCGCAACAAGGCCCTCCTCGAGATGCTGCTCGACACCGGCCTCCGCATCAGCGCCATCGGCACGCTCCGCGTGAAGGACGTCGACCTCAACGGCCGGACCGGGTCGGTCACCCTCAACCAGGACGCCGTCGGCCGGAAGGGCGCCAGCGGGAAGCGGCCACTCACCTACAGCAAGCCCTACGTCGCCAACTGGCTCGACGTCCACCCCCGGAGCGGCGACCCCGGGGCGCCGCTGTTCCACCGGCTCACCAAGCCCAACGGCGGCTGGGGCGACGACGACGGCGCGCTCCACTACTACTCCCTCCAGAAGGTCCTCAAGCAGACCGCCGAGGACGCCGGCGTCCCGCGCGACAAGGTCAACCCCCACAACTTCCGGAAGACCGCCATCAGCCAGTGGATCCGCCAGGGGTTCAGCGAGCAGGAGATCAAGCACCGCGCGACCTGGGTGAAGGACAGCCGGCAGTTCGAGACCTACTCCCAGGTGACCGACGAGGAGATGAACCAGCAGATTCTCGAGCAGTACGGCCTCGCCGACGAGGAGACCGAGCGGACCAGGCCCAGCCTCGAGGACTGCCCGCAGTGCCAGACCACGCTCCGGGGCGACCCGCGGTTCTGCCCCGGCTGCGGGCTCGCCCTCAGCCAGCGCGCCGCACAGGACCTCGAGCAGGCCAAGGAGGACGTCTTCGAGGACGTGGCCGCCGCCACCGACGAGGACGAGGTCGCGATGCTCCGGGACCTGCGGGAGCTCGTCGAGGACCACCCCGGCGCCAT
Encoded proteins:
- a CDS encoding integrase, which produces MASVSDIHNFGDQFTQQLEKLDEADIGDRDRKAIKQFIRYQDAQRGLAASTNVNNCSDLRLSATRADTPLMDMTREDVDALLFEYKHDHEMAPGTLRNYRKALRKFFRYHDREWAEDIEIGAIPDREVDAEKTLTEDEISALREAVDHPRNKALLEMLLDTGLRISAIGTLRVKDVDLNGRTGSVTLNQDAVGRKGASGKRPLTYSKPYVANWLDVHPRSGDPGAPLFHRLTKPNGGWGDDDGALHYYSLQKVLKQTAEDAGVPRDKVNPHNFRKTAISQWIRQGFSEQEIKHRATWVKDSRQFETYSQVTDEEMNQQILEQYGLADEETERTRPSLEDCPQCQTTLRGDPRFCPGCGLALSQRAAQDLEQAKEDVFEDVAAATDEDEVAMLRDLRELVEDHPGAMDAVLQRAAAETDD